In Rosa chinensis cultivar Old Blush chromosome 1, RchiOBHm-V2, whole genome shotgun sequence, a genomic segment contains:
- the LOC112173166 gene encoding dynamin-related protein 4C: MGAAEQTDLACISEGEGSSCVEQHAIIEAAPIVSSYNDKIRPLLGAFDKLRSLMSIHQIIKKIGAAKQTDLACISEGEGLSCVEQHAIIEAAPIVSSYNEKIRPLLDAVDKLRSLMVMEEGIQLPTIVVVGDQSSGKSSVLESLAGISLPRGQVICTRVPFIMRLQHRYSPGPEFQLEYNGKVEHTDEVNIADDIVNATNVIAGGGKGISNTPLTLLVKKNGVPDLTMVDLPGITRVPVHGQPEDIYDQIKDMIMDYIKPEESIILNVLSATVDFTTCESIRMSQSVDRAGDRTLAVVTKVDKAPEGLLEKVTADDVGIGLGYVCVRNRIGDETYKEARAKSLQLFQTHPLLSKIDKSMVGIPVLGQKLVQIQASSIARNLPDIVKKINDKLSSCLLELNKMPKSLSSVAEAMTAFMQIIGSSKESLRKILVRGEFDEFPDDEHMHCTARLYKMLNQYSDQLHKCEESDPKSNFLVEEIKILEEANGISLPNFVPRNAFLVILQGKVKGISSIPIVFVEKVWSYIEEVVMSVLMHNTENYYQLQVCTRRAGRNLITRMKERSVEWTMEMVEMEKLTDYTGNPEYVSEWSRLMGQQDAFVHAVLSKNDSTVSVEGIGEVEVGVLRQYVSLFFLDVNNHVLSQAFDLKMRMTAYWKVVLRRLVDCMALHLQLSVSKLVNKDMEIEIVKELMGPNCGGGIEKMLEESPAVSVKREKLVKSIKKLRDSKEVVAKILDGVAT, encoded by the exons ATGGGAGCAGCAGAGCAAACAGATTTAGCATGCATTTCAGAAGGTGAAGGATCATCATGTGTAGAACAACATGCCATCATTGAAGCAGCACCAATTGTATCATCCTACAATGACAAAATCCGTCCTCTCCTTGGCGCCTTTGACAAGCTCAGGAGCCTCATG TCAATACATCAGATTATCAAGAAGATAGGGGCAGCAAAGCAAACAGATTTAGCATGCATTTCAGAAGGTGAAGGATTATCATGTGTAGAACAACATGCCATCATTGAAGCAGCACCGATTGTGTCATCCTACAATGAAAAAATCCGTCCTCTCCTTGACGCCGTTGACAAACTCAGGAGCCTCATGGTTATGGAGGAAGGCATTCAGCTCCCCACCATTGTTGTTGTAGGTGACCAATCATCTGGCAAGTCAAGCGTCCTTGAATCCCTGGCCGGCATCAGCTTGCCACGTGGACAAGTTATCTGCACCAGGGTACCCTTTATAATGAGGCTTCAACACCGCTATAGTCCTGGGCCAGAGTTCCAGTTGGAGTACAATGGCAAAGTTGAGCACACTGATGAGGTCAACATTGCTGATGATATTGTCAATGCCACCAATGTTATTGCTGGTGGAGGTAAGGGAATTTCTAACACCCCATTGACTCTGTTGGTGAAAAAGAATGGTGTTCCTGATTTGACTATGGTTGATCTCCCTGGAATCACTAGAGTTCCTGTTCATGGTCAGCCCGAGGATATCTATGATCAAATCAAAGACATGATCATGGATTATATCAAGCCTGAAGAGAGCATCATTCTCAATGTGTTGTCTGCTACTGTTGATTTTACAACTTGTGAATCCATCAGGATGTCACAGAGTGTGGATAGAGCTGGTGATAGGACTCTGGCTGTGGTCACAAAGGTTGATAAGGCGCCCGAAGGACTATTAGAGAAGGTTACAGCAGATGATGTTGGTATTGGTCTTGGTTATGTCTGTGTGAGGAACCGGATTGGAGATGAAACTTATAAGGAGGCAAGGGCTAAATCTCTACAACTTTTTCAAACTCATCCTTTGCTGTCCAAGATTGACAAATCTATGGTTGGAATTCCAGTTCTGGGTCAAAAGTTGGTGCAGATTCAAGCTTCTAGCATAGCTAGAAACTTGCCAGACATTGTCAAGAAGATAAATGACAAGCTGAGTTCTTGTCTCTTGGAGTTGAACAAAATGCCAAAGAGTCTGTCATCTGTTGCTGAAGCCATGACCGCATTTATGCAGATCATCGGATCATCAAAAGAATCTCTTAGGAAAATTCTGGTGAGAGGAGAATTTGATGAGTTCCCTGATGACGAGCACATGCATTGCACTGCTCGGCTTTATAAGATGCTCAATCAGTACTCAGATCAACTTCACAAGTGTGAAGAAAGTGACCCAAAAAGTAACTTCTTAGTAGAGGAGATCAAGATTTTGGAGGAAGCAAATGGTATTAGTCTTCCGAATTTTGTTCCCCGCAATGCTTTTCTTGTTATCTTGCAGGGAAAAGTGAAGGGAATCTCGAGCATACCTATTGTATTTGTTGAGAAGGTTTGGAGTTATATTGAAGAAGTGGTTATGTCTGTGTTAATGCATAATACAGAAAACTATTATCAGCTTCAGGTATGCACCAGAAGAGCTGGCCGTAATCTTATAACAAGGATGAAAGAAAGGTCAGTTGAGTGGACAATGGAGATGGTGGAAATGGAGAAGCTGACTGATTATACAGGTAATCCAGAATATGTATCCGAATGGAGCAGGCTGATGGGTCAACAAGACGCATTTGTACATGCGGTCTTATCTAAAAATGACTCTACGGTCTCTGTAGAGGGTATTGGGGAAGTTGAAGTTGGAGTCCTTCGGCagtatgtttctctttttttcttggacGTGAATAATCATGTTCTGTCTCAGGCTTTTGACTTGAAAATGAGGATGACTGCCTATTGGAAAGTTGTTCTGAGAAGGCTTGTTGATTGTATGGCTTTGCATTTGCAGTTAAGTGTTTCAAAACTTGTGAACAAAGACATGGAGATTGAGATTGTGAAAGAGTTGATGGGACCAAATTGTGGTGGTGGGATTGAGAAAATGCTAGAGGAATCTCCAGCAGTTTCCGTCAAGCGCGAGAAGCTGGTAAAGAGCATAAAAAAGCTTAGGGATTCCAAAGAGGTTGTTGCTAAGATCTTGGATGGCGTTGCTACCTAA
- the LOC112202132 gene encoding uncharacterized protein LOC112202132 — MASRQVPSNVLSVEPLSGSNFKKWKEDIIISLGLADLDIALRTPKPESAHATGTNQRRAAYEKWERSNRLSLLVMKRSMTEAVRGSIEDCEYAVDYLDAIGKKDKESKKAEGVALLSKFNSSQHDGNGNIREYIMGVLELGAKLNSLDFGISKKVMVAHILNTLPPSFSQMTVSYNTKKESWTPDELISNCVQEEERLRREKGKSVNFMQKGKQGQQQKGKKKQPYLGPQGGVQKKMPTTSSKPSSSNSKGSSNPKSEPFL; from the exons ATGGCATCCCGACAAG TTCCTAGCAATGTTCTCTCTGTTGAACCATTAAGTGGTTCAAATTTTAAGAAGTGGAAGGAGGACATAATTATTTCACTAGGACTAGCCGATTTGGATATAGCACTTAGGACTCCCAAACCAGAGAGCGCACATGCCACCGGGACAAACCAACGACGAGCTGCATATGAAAAATGGGAGAGGTCTAACCGGTTATCTCTACTGGTTATGAAAAGATCCATGACAGAGGCCGTACGTGGTAGCATTGAGGATTGTGAGTATGCTGTTGACTATCTTGATGCTATTGGTAAGAAAGACAAGGAGTCTAAGAAGGCTGAAGGGGTTGCTTTGCTATCTAAGTTTAATTCATCACAGCATGATGGCAATGGAAATATCAGAGAGTACATCATGGGTGTTTTAGAGCTAGGTGCCAAGCTTAATTCTCTAGATTTTGGCATCTCTAAGAAGGTGATGGTGGCCCACATCCTAAATACACTACCACCCTCTTTTAGTCAAATGACTGTTTCCTACAACACCAAAAAAGAAAGCTGGACACCTGATGAGCTTATTTCAAATTGTGTTCAAGAGGAGGAACGTCTTCGTCGGGAGAAGGGAAAATCTGTTAATTTTATGCAAAAAGGGAAACAAGGGCAGcaacaaaagggaaaaaagaagcAGCCATATCTTGGGCCTCAAGGGGGTGTGCAAAAGAAAATGCCTACTACTTCTTCGAAGCCTAGTTCTTCCAATTCTAAaggatcttccaacccaaaatcTGAACCTTTTCTCTGA